TCCGCGAGGCGCTGCGCCGCCTGGAGGCGACCGACGTGATCCGCTTCCGTCACGGATCGGGCACCTACGTGAGCGGCGGGGTGAACCGGCGGCTGCTGGTCAACCCGCACGTCTCCGGGTCGCGGAGCGAGTCGGTCCTCGAGCTCCTCGACGCCCGGATCGTGCTGGAGCCCCCGGTCGCGGCGGCGGCCGCCGCGCAGCGTACGGAGATCGACCTGGCGGCGCTGACCCGCTCGGCCGACAACTCCCTCAAGCCGCAGCACGGCGACGAGCGACCCGAGCTGCACTTCCACGTGGCGCTCGCCGGCGCCTCGGGCAACCACCTCCTGCGCGAGACGGTCGAGGCGTTGTTGCAGGTCAGAGCCCGCGACCAGATCGAGATCCGACACCGCTACACCGACCGCGAGCGCGACCACGCCGACCACGTGCGCATCGTCGAGGCCGTACGCGACGGCGACCCTGCCGCCGCCGAGGCGATGACCCGCGACCACCTGATCGCCATCAGGGACACCCTGGCCGCCACCCTCGGCACCGACGTCACGGAGCAGCACGGATGAGCGCGCGACTGGCAGAGATGACCACCCTCGAGGCGACCCGTGCCGCCGAGGACGGGACGATCGTGGTGCTGCCCGTGGGCGCCTTCGAGCAGCACGGTGCCGCGCTCCCGATGGCCACCGACCAGATCCGCGCCGAGGCGCTCGCCGACGCCGTCGCCGAGGCGCTGCCCGGCAGGGTGATCATCGGCCCCGGGGTGCCGGTCGGGGTCTCACCTCATCACCAGGCCTTCGCCGGCACGGTCAGCCTGCGACCGGCCCTCTTCGCCGCCGTCGTACGTGAGTACGTCGAGTCGCTGGCCGCCCACGGCTGGCGCCGCTTCCTGGTCATCACCGGGCACGGCGGCAACAACTCCACCCTCGGCACCATCGCCCAGGACCTGCTGCGCGACCGGCCCGACATCGAGTTCGCCTGGGCCCCGGTCACGGCGCTGGCCAAGGACGCCGTCGCCGAGATGGAGCTCAGCGCGATCAGCGGTCACAGCGGTGAGGCCGAGACCTCCCAGATGCTGCACGTCGCCCCCGATCTCGTACGCCACGACCTGCTCGCCCCTGGCACCACCACGCCCGACGAGCTCGACCCCTTCGCCCGGCTGGCTCGCTCGGTGAGCCATCCCGCCGTCGCCGTCGCCTACGACCGCCTCTCCCCCACCGGCGTGCTCGGCGACCCGCGACGCGCGAGCGCCGAGCACGGTCGGGCGATCTACGCCGAGGCCACCGACCGGCTCGTCGCCTTCATCAAGGAGTGGCTCGACACCTAGGCCGGCACCGGCCACCACAAGCTCGGGACCCGACCGGCACGCGCACCGCGTCGCCGGGCGATCCAGCACACCCGAAATGCCCCGAAAGGAGCACGACATGTCCCCACGACACCTCCGCCTCCTGGCGCCGGTCGCCGCCGTCACAGCCGTGACCGCCGTGTCCTTGGCCCCCAGCGCTGTCACCGCCCTGTCCCCCGCCTCCTCCGATGCCGCTCAGCGATCCTCCGCTCAGGCCTCCACGAGCAGGGCGGCGTGCACCAAGCCCACCGAGCAGGAGCCCGACAGCAGCCAGAAGCACGAGCTGACCAGCGGCGGCATCGAGCGCAGCTATGTGCTCCGCCTGCCTGAGGGCTATGACAAGCGTGACAGCTGGCCGCTGATCGTCGCCTACCACGGCCGCGGCAGCACCGGGGTCGAGGTCGAAGGCTTCTCCGAGCTCTCCGACCTGCCCGCGGTCGTCGCCTATCCCGACGGCGCGATCGGCACCGGATCCGGCTACCGCAAGGCCTGGCAGGGCGCACCGTACGAGGCGCCGGGCGTCGACGACGTCGCCTTCACCCGCGACCTGCTCGGCGCGATCGAGGCCGACCACTGCATCGACACCTCCAGGGTCTATGCCACCGGCAAGTCCAACGGCGCCGGCCTGGCCGTGCTGCTCGGCTGCCAGCTGCCCGGCACGTTCGCCGCCGTCGCCCCGGTCGCACCCGCTCTCTACCCCGGCACCCGCACCGGCTGCGACGAGGCTCCGGCGACGCCGATCCTCGAGATCCACGGCGTCGCCGACGCGACCATCCCCTATGCCGGCGACCCCGACCGCGACCTGCCCGCCATCCCCGAGTGGACGCAGGGCTGGGCCGACCACAACGGCTGCACCGAGACCGCCACCCGCACCCTCCGCGACGTGACCACCACGCGCTGGACCGGCTGCGACCACGACGCCGAGGTCGAGCACGTAGCCGTCGACGGCGGCGGCCACGTCTGGCCGGGCGGCGACATCTACTCCGGTGGCGGCCACGTCACCCACACCATCGAGTCCGCGTCGGTGATCTGGGACTTCTTCTCCCGGCACCGCCTCACCAGCGAAGGGTGACTGCCATGACCAGCACCGCAACCACCACCGGACCAGGTGGCACCGGGAACAGCCCCGACAAGCTGCCCTGGATCATCCGCGCCATGGGCGTGGTCGAACGCGTCGGCAACGCTCTGCCCCACCCGTTCTGGCTCTTCTGGATCCTGGCCGGCATCCTCGCCGTGATCAGCGCGATCTGCGCCGCGGCCGGCGTCTCGGTCGTCTCCCCCGGAGACGGCGAGCGGGTCGTCGTGCAGAACCTGCTCAGCGGCGACGGACTGGCCATGGCCGTCTCCACGATGGTCTCCAACTTCGCGGAGTTCCCGCCGATGGCCACCATCGTCGTGGTCATCATGGGGGTCGCGGTCGCCGAGCGCACCGGGTTCCTCACCGCCGCCATGAAGGTCGGCATCTCGCGGGTGCCGGTCGGCTGGGTCGTCTTCGCCGTCGCGTTCACCGGCACGGTCTCCCACGTGGCCTCCGCCGCGGCGTACATCATCCTGGTGCCGCTCGGTGGCCTCGCCTTCCGCGCGGTGGGCAAGTCGCCCATCCTCGGCATCGTGGTCGCCTACACCTCGATCGCCAGCGGCTACGACGCGAGCCCTGTGCCCACGCCCAACGACGCGATCTTCGCCGGCATCACCACCGCCGCCGCCCAGATCATCGACGAGAGCGCGTACGTCTCGCCGGTCAGCAACTGGTTCTTCAACATCGCGTCCTCGCTGCTGCTGGCCGCCGTGATCACCCTGATGACCAAGTTCGTCCTCTCCAAGCGGCCTGACCTCGACGCCGACGCCGACGCGGACGACGCCGACTTCGGCACCCTCGAGCTCGACGGTCGCGAGCGTCGCTCGCTGCGCTGGGCGATGGCGACCCTCCTTGCCGCGATCGTGGTCATCGCCGCGGTCGTGATCCCGGGCGGATCACCGCTGCGGGGTGAGGACGGGT
The sequence above is drawn from the Nocardioides albertanoniae genome and encodes:
- a CDS encoding FadR/GntR family transcriptional regulator, giving the protein MTSNTSLSERIADGIVAMIEAAGLEPGDALASSRELAKRFEVTTPTIREALRRLEATDVIRFRHGSGTYVSGGVNRRLLVNPHVSGSRSESVLELLDARIVLEPPVAAAAAAQRTEIDLAALTRSADNSLKPQHGDERPELHFHVALAGASGNHLLRETVEALLQVRARDQIEIRHRYTDRERDHADHVRIVEAVRDGDPAAAEAMTRDHLIAIRDTLAATLGTDVTEQHG
- a CDS encoding creatininase family protein, with translation MSARLAEMTTLEATRAAEDGTIVVLPVGAFEQHGAALPMATDQIRAEALADAVAEALPGRVIIGPGVPVGVSPHHQAFAGTVSLRPALFAAVVREYVESLAAHGWRRFLVITGHGGNNSTLGTIAQDLLRDRPDIEFAWAPVTALAKDAVAEMELSAISGHSGEAETSQMLHVAPDLVRHDLLAPGTTTPDELDPFARLARSVSHPAVAVAYDRLSPTGVLGDPRRASAEHGRAIYAEATDRLVAFIKEWLDT
- a CDS encoding alpha/beta hydrolase family esterase, with the translated sequence MSPRHLRLLAPVAAVTAVTAVSLAPSAVTALSPASSDAAQRSSAQASTSRAACTKPTEQEPDSSQKHELTSGGIERSYVLRLPEGYDKRDSWPLIVAYHGRGSTGVEVEGFSELSDLPAVVAYPDGAIGTGSGYRKAWQGAPYEAPGVDDVAFTRDLLGAIEADHCIDTSRVYATGKSNGAGLAVLLGCQLPGTFAAVAPVAPALYPGTRTGCDEAPATPILEIHGVADATIPYAGDPDRDLPAIPEWTQGWADHNGCTETATRTLRDVTTTRWTGCDHDAEVEHVAVDGGGHVWPGGDIYSGGGHVTHTIESASVIWDFFSRHRLTSEG
- a CDS encoding AbgT family transporter, whose translation is MTSTATTTGPGGTGNSPDKLPWIIRAMGVVERVGNALPHPFWLFWILAGILAVISAICAAAGVSVVSPGDGERVVVQNLLSGDGLAMAVSTMVSNFAEFPPMATIVVVIMGVAVAERTGFLTAAMKVGISRVPVGWVVFAVAFTGTVSHVASAAAYIILVPLGGLAFRAVGKSPILGIVVAYTSIASGYDASPVPTPNDAIFAGITTAAAQIIDESAYVSPVSNWFFNIASSLLLAAVITLMTKFVLSKRPDLDADADADDADFGTLELDGRERRSLRWAMATLLAAIVVIAAVVIPGGSPLRGEDGSLTESPFLTGIAAIVAVLFGLAGIVYGSLSGSITKAGDVPTLMGQGIKQMAPVLVLFFAIAQFLAYFEWSHLGDVLAVNSAELLQTSNIPVWVVFLLVLVLLGFVNILVTSGSAMWSIAAPILVPMLMLLAVPPETTQALFRIADSGSTAITPMSPYFVMALGFLQRYRKDAGIGTLASYTLPLAIAMTIAWTALFFLWWGLGIPLGPGAPVR